TGGACACCTGGGAACGCACTGGGCGGGGCTGGGTGCACCACGGCTGGAGCCCGGACTTCTGCAGGGACTGCTTCATCCCCGAGATCATCGATCCGCGGCACCCGAACGCCGGACTGGCCGACATGGTCTTCCTCGACGGTGAACCGCTGCGCCAAGTGACCGAGCGCGCGGCCGTGACGCGGGGGACCTTCTTCGTCGACCCGGACGCGGAAACACTGCTGATCGGAAGCGACCCGCGGGGAGGAGCGGTCGAGGCCGCGGCCCGCTCCTGGTTGCTCCAGTTCGACGGGCCGCGTGCCGCTGGGAGCAGTCTGCGCGGGATCGGGGTGGCCCACTACGCCTCGCGGCAGGAGTACGGCCGCGAGGGCGCCATGATCGTGGTCAACTCCGCGGAGGTGACCCTGGAGGGCAACGCCTTCTCCTGGAGCGCCTCCAGCGGTGCTGCCGTGTTCGCCCCCGGGGCGAGGGTGGTCGACAACGTCTTCAGCGACAACGGGCTCGTCGGGATGATGGCCAACAGGGCCGACGGGATACGGATGAGCGGGAATCTCGTTACCCGCAACAACCGGGAGCACTTCGCCCTGAGCGGTCCCGCCATCGGCGCCGCCGGGGTCAAGATCACCCGCACCGCGCGAGCGGTGGTCCGCCGGAACTCCTTCCTCGACAACACCGGAGCGGGCTGGTGGTGCGACCTGGGGTGCACGAACGCCGTGGTTCTGGGCAACACCACGCGGGGCAACGTCAAGCACGGCCTGTTCTACGAGGTCTCCTCGGACGCGCTGATCGCCTCGAACCTGATCCTCGGGAACCGGGGGCTCGGGGTGAAGATCTCGAGCGCCGACCGGGTGCGCGTGCTGCACAACACTTTCCGCGGAAACCGCGGGGCGCTCGGGCTCTACAACGACGTGCGCTCCCCCGAGTC
The sequence above is a segment of the Actinopolyspora saharensis genome. Coding sequences within it:
- a CDS encoding right-handed parallel beta-helix repeat-containing protein; translation: MLGVLVVCAAVLVSGTWAQHDSGSTATRTRPSEAPPLPEVPGARSPVPEGALFVSTSGAAGARGTRSDPLRTLSEAVRRADHSATIVLRSGTYREGLGVIRKRLHIRSYPGEQVWLKGSEVVDTWERTGRGWVHHGWSPDFCRDCFIPEIIDPRHPNAGLADMVFLDGEPLRQVTERAAVTRGTFFVDPDAETLLIGSDPRGGAVEAAARSWLLQFDGPRAAGSSLRGIGVAHYASRQEYGREGAMIVVNSAEVTLEGNAFSWSASSGAAVFAPGARVVDNVFSDNGLVGMMANRADGIRMSGNLVTRNNREHFALSGPAIGAAGVKITRTARAVVRRNSFLDNTGAGWWCDLGCTNAVVLGNTTRGNVKHGLFYEVSSDALIASNLILGNRGLGVKISSADRVRVLHNTFRGNRGALGLYNDVRSPESDPYSDRLGLSWITTETELVNNHFAGTTARRPFATAENHKPEGVPTPGFVSRSDGNVYLRGEEPHLVERYLGSGRSERFETLSELTAETGQGRHSTAVRTSGAPFRDPAEGDYRPRPNAPGADAGRPIPGEVIERLGISPDDHPDAGVLVSPGRP